From a region of the Trichocoleus desertorum ATA4-8-CV12 genome:
- a CDS encoding lecithin retinol acyltransferase family protein: MKKGDHIYVGLGSLKQHGIYIDESLVIYWTDRNSRSGQVFQDSLADFTQGKEPKTRKYSCRCIDREKTIEKAKSRLEEEKLKYKFLNSKDFAIYCRTGLKMGDHISADYDHVFHHGIYCGNDEVIHYVNGIEIRKTPLSKFAETQRIYIKSYHRSFSQSRVVKRAERRLGERKYNLAFNNCEHFATWCKTGKSRCEQGEKIIWTGGKAAEYGIELAVKEAETTQRKIKREVSQIQEQAAREALRIGTKTVKEADRLKKNIEKGASKVLKKFRLW; this comes from the coding sequence GTGAAGAAGGGTGACCATATTTATGTTGGCTTGGGTTCCTTGAAACAACATGGAATCTATATTGATGAAAGCTTAGTAATCTACTGGACAGATCGGAATTCAAGAAGTGGTCAAGTCTTCCAAGATAGTCTTGCAGATTTTACTCAAGGTAAAGAACCTAAGACTAGAAAATACTCATGTAGGTGTATTGATCGAGAAAAGACGATTGAGAAAGCAAAATCAAGGCTTGAAGAGGAAAAACTTAAGTACAAATTTCTCAATAGTAAAGATTTCGCTATTTACTGTAGAACTGGCTTGAAAATGGGCGATCACATCTCTGCTGATTATGATCATGTCTTTCATCATGGAATTTACTGTGGCAATGATGAAGTTATTCACTATGTCAACGGTATAGAAATTCGCAAAACTCCATTATCCAAATTTGCTGAGACACAAAGAATTTATATCAAGAGCTATCACAGATCGTTTTCACAGAGTAGGGTTGTGAAGAGAGCAGAACGAAGATTGGGAGAACGGAAATATAATCTTGCTTTTAATAACTGTGAGCACTTTGCTACCTGGTGCAAAACAGGAAAGTCAAGGTGCGAACAAGGCGAGAAGATCATTTGGACGGGTGGAAAAGCTGCTGAGTACGGGATTGAGCTGGCTGTGAAAGAAGCTGAGACAACACAAAGAAAAATTAAAAGAGAGGTTTCACAGATTCAAGAACAAGCCGCCAGAGAAGCTCTCCGAATAGGAACGAAGACAGTGAAAGAAGCTGATCGGCTCAAAAAAAATATAGAAAAGGGTGCCTCCAAAGTACTCAAGAAGTTCAGGCTTTGGTGA
- a CDS encoding Uma2 family endonuclease produces MTLVTPKRFTIAEYHRLIELGFLTEDDRVELIRGELIQMAAKGTAHSVCNTKLFRELDRLVGDRAVVRSQEPIILPSNSEPEPDIVIARGQADDYLAAHPQPTDILLVIEVSDSTLGYDQMVKRSLYAEAQINHYWIMNLVANQLERYSQPYQDTQGNFGYRSQQIVLRNESVTLPDFAERSLNLDRIFPNIKL; encoded by the coding sequence ATGACACTGGTTACGCCAAAGCGCTTCACGATCGCGGAGTATCATCGTCTAATTGAACTCGGCTTCTTAACAGAAGATGACCGAGTGGAGTTAATTCGAGGAGAACTCATTCAAATGGCCGCGAAGGGTACGGCTCATTCAGTTTGCAATACAAAACTCTTTCGCGAATTAGATCGATTAGTGGGCGATCGCGCAGTCGTTCGTAGTCAAGAGCCGATTATTTTACCAAGCAATAGTGAACCGGAACCCGATATTGTCATTGCGCGAGGTCAAGCGGATGATTATCTGGCAGCCCATCCTCAACCTACTGATATTTTGCTAGTGATTGAAGTTTCTGATTCAACGCTAGGTTATGACCAAATGGTCAAGCGATCGCTCTACGCCGAAGCCCAAATTAATCATTACTGGATCATGAATCTGGTTGCGAATCAACTAGAACGCTACAGCCAACCCTATCAAGACACTCAAGGCAATTTCGGCTATCGATCGCAACAGATTGTACTCCGCAATGAATCAGTCACTCTTCCTGATTTTGCTGAGCGATCGCTTAATTTGGACAGGATCTTCCCTAACATAAAGCTCTAA
- a CDS encoding ATP-binding protein, which translates to MAKQKLSKRVSTALINALGAGVVPRIGLEQIAVGREVEAKALVQDLENTAEGGAAFRFVVGRYGSGKSFILQLIRNQAMEQGFVVADADLSPERRLAGASGQSIATYRELMQNIATKTNPDGGAIALILERWISGVLTQVAQESGKRPKDEGFDDLVEVKIREVVQTLEGLVHGFDFASVIIAYWRGYRTDDDTLKDSALRWLRGEFSTKSDAKAALGVKVIIDDETWYDYIKLFAKFVSGIGYKGLLVLLDEAVHLYKITHAGSRQNNYDKLLAMFNDTVQGRVGHLNIIIGGTPQFLEDSRRGLYSDPAWQRRTAQSRFAQPGLQDTSGPVIRLEPLTQAEILQLLQRLAEVHAAHYAYQASLNNRDLQAFLKEITNRLGSEALLTPGEIVRDFISALNLLHQNPKLSLTQLLGGTNFQPSRSGKDTKVDETGEFAEFTL; encoded by the coding sequence ATGGCAAAGCAGAAACTTTCCAAGCGGGTATCCACAGCCTTGATCAATGCTTTGGGTGCAGGAGTGGTTCCCAGAATTGGTCTAGAGCAAATTGCTGTGGGTCGCGAAGTGGAAGCCAAGGCCCTGGTGCAAGACCTGGAAAATACTGCTGAAGGTGGCGCAGCCTTTCGGTTTGTCGTGGGTCGCTACGGCTCTGGTAAAAGCTTTATCCTGCAACTGATCCGCAACCAGGCGATGGAGCAAGGCTTTGTGGTCGCTGATGCTGATTTGTCTCCCGAACGCCGTTTGGCAGGAGCCAGTGGGCAAAGTATCGCCACCTATCGCGAGTTGATGCAAAACATCGCCACGAAAACCAATCCAGACGGCGGCGCGATCGCCCTCATCCTAGAGCGTTGGATTAGCGGTGTCTTAACTCAAGTGGCGCAAGAAAGCGGAAAACGCCCCAAAGATGAAGGCTTTGATGACTTGGTAGAAGTCAAAATCCGCGAAGTGGTGCAAACCTTAGAAGGGTTGGTTCACGGTTTCGATTTTGCCAGCGTGATCATCGCTTACTGGCGTGGCTACCGCACCGACGACGACACCCTAAAAGATTCTGCCCTGCGTTGGCTGCGAGGGGAATTCTCGACCAAATCCGACGCTAAAGCCGCCTTGGGCGTAAAGGTGATTATTGATGATGAAACTTGGTATGACTACATCAAACTGTTTGCCAAGTTTGTCTCTGGGATTGGCTACAAAGGCTTGCTGGTGCTGCTAGATGAAGCGGTGCATCTCTATAAAATCACCCACGCGGGGTCTCGCCAGAACAACTACGACAAGTTGTTGGCAATGTTCAACGACACCGTGCAAGGTCGAGTCGGGCATCTAAATATCATCATCGGTGGCACCCCACAGTTTCTCGAAGATTCCCGCCGAGGACTCTACAGCGACCCCGCCTGGCAACGCCGTACTGCTCAAAGTCGCTTTGCTCAGCCAGGTCTGCAAGATACCTCTGGCCCCGTAATTCGCCTAGAACCCTTAACCCAAGCCGAAATCCTCCAACTGCTACAACGCTTGGCAGAAGTTCATGCCGCTCACTACGCTTACCAAGCTTCCCTGAACAACCGCGATCTACAAGCCTTTCTCAAAGAAATCACTAATCGCTTAGGCTCTGAAGCCCTACTCACTCCTGGCGAGATTGTCCGCGACTTTATCAGCGCCCTCAACCTCCTCCACCAAAACCCCAAACTCTCCCTCACTCAATTGCTCGGCGGCACTAATTTCCAACCTTCCCGCTCAGGCAAAGACACCAAAGTAGACGAAACCGGAGAATTCGCTGAGTTTACCTTATAG